The Falco naumanni isolate bFalNau1 chromosome 1, bFalNau1.pat, whole genome shotgun sequence genome window below encodes:
- the LOC121082445 gene encoding ankyrin repeat domain-containing protein 40-like produces MSGAAEARELEERLREAAALGDVAEVRRLLGAGADINSRNEINGWTCLHWACKRNQAAVVRCLLSAGADPRALTAEGQRAAQLSSRADIRSILGEEETECQETKDLNLPIVANYLASPAFPYVYTEEGIPDGLAESQNESASISSASQGETSPCSSATQVESICTHTSCNSEDDGPALDAAEQLPTPSAASAAPQGSPPALRNGPACQPPLPHSPGLLAPAASKQAVPLQTDSSPTGPAPAFQPFFFTGTFPYNMQELVLKVRVQNLRDNDFIEIELDRQELTYRDLLRVSCCELGVNPEQVEKIRKLPNTLVRKDKDVARLQDFQELELVLVKSDSSPFRNAASTLTERPCYNSRASKLTY; encoded by the exons ATGAGCGGCGCCGCGGAGGCGCGGGAGCTGGAGGAGCGGctgcgggaggcggcggcgctgggggACGTGGCGGAGGTGCGGCGGCTGCTGGGCGCGGGGGCGGACATCAACTCCCGCAACGAGATCAACGGCTG GACCTGCCTGCACTGGGCCTGCAAGCGGAACCAGGCCGCCGTGGTGCGCTGCCTGCTGAGCGCCGGCGCGGACCCGCGGGCCCTGACGGCAGAGGGGCAGCGGGCCGCCCAGCTCAGCTCCCGCGCCGACATCCGCAGCATTTTGGGAG aggaagaaactgaATGTCAAGAGACGAAGGATTTAAATTTGCCAATTGTTGCAAACTACTTGGCCAGCCCAGCATTCCCTTATGTTTACACTGAAGAAGGCATTCCAGACGGCTTGGCAGAATCCCAGAATGAAAGTGCTTCCATCTCATCCGCTTCCCAGGGCGAAACTAGTCCTTGTTCATCAGCAACTCAGGTTGAAagcatatgcacacacacatcatGCAACAGCGAAGACGACGGTCCCGCTCTAGACGCTGCAGAACAGCTGCCCACCCCGTCAGCAGCCAGCGCAGCACCACAGGGCTCCCCTCCTGCGCTCCGCAACGGCCCCGCGTGCCAGCcgcccctgccccacagcccagggctgctcGCTCCAGCGGCATCCAAGCAGGCTGTGCCTCTGCAAACAGACAGCTCGCCCACTGGTCCCGCGCCAGCCTTTCAGCCCTTTTTCTTTACTGGAACTTTCCCGTATAACATGCAAG AACTTGTGCTTAAGGTGAGAGTCCAGAACCTCAGAGACAATGACTTCATTGAAATTGAACTGGACAGACAGGAACTGACCTATCGAGATCTGCTGAGAGTGAGCTGCTGTGAACTGGGCGTTAATCCAGAACAAGTAGAGAAGATCAGAAAATTACCGAATACACTAGTAAGAAAG gacaaggATGTTGCCAGACTTCAGGATTTCCAAGAGCTGGAATTAGTTCTTGTGAAAAGTGACAGCTctcctttcagaaatgctgcatcAACTTTGACTGAGAGACCGTGCTACAACAGCAGAGCATCAAAGCTGACATACTGA